The proteins below are encoded in one region of Acanthochromis polyacanthus isolate Apoly-LR-REF ecotype Palm Island chromosome 4, KAUST_Apoly_ChrSc, whole genome shotgun sequence:
- the LOC110966437 gene encoding meprin A subunit beta-like: protein MALRWIVLLLGLGLTAAEQTGERETDVDEGHDWDILNINKAAGTDLLEGDIIQDEIQSRNSILLDNLWPTTIPYYLNNTLDMNAKGVVLKAFDQFRLKTCIDFRPWKGEKHYIHVYKGRGCSSYVGNQKMEQQWLSIGNNCDHLGIVEHEFLHALGFWHEHSRVDRDDYIDIIWGHIEPGKKHNFVVRETSALGVPYDYDSVMHYSNTSFNILWFPTIVTKLPQFTDVIGQRMGFSANDVTKLNLLYKCTKSLTFVDSCSFEEENICGMIQNSSNPTQWERHSSVTGGPESDFTNMGQCKGKGFFMHFSTASAQTGEHALLESRWFYLKPGAQCLQFFLYNTGSADDVLNIWVREYDSISSSGELKFFKSISGGVMNSWQLHTVNLNVKKKAQKARVVFEAVRGNGASKGGLSLDDINLSTTQCPQHIWQIRNITNLMATTPVGTILYSPRFLSPTGYSFQVGVYLNGRNRPGSLATYFYLTSGPNDHRLKWPCRWHQATMALMDQQSDIRQHMNMHLMVTTDPNKMFSNGIKYWDDPKKVGFKVTESDGSYYYRGPGYGTKTFITHGRLKSRNFIKGDNAFFLLSLEGVESFRH, encoded by the exons ATGGCGCTCAGGTGGATCGTTCTGCTCTTAGGCCTCGGATTG ACAGCAGCCGAACAAACAGGTGAAAGAG AAACTGATGTTGATGAAGGGCATGACTGGGACATCTTGAACATTAATAAAG cGGCAGGAACAGACCTGCTGGAAGGAGATATTATACAAGATGAA ATACAATCCAGAAACTCCATATTATTAGATAACCTCTGGCCAACAACCATCCCCTACTATCTGAACAACACTCTGG ATATGAATGCAAAGGGAGTGGTCCTAAAGGCATTCGACCAGTTCAGACTGAAGACCTGCATCGACTTCAGACCATGGAAAGGGGAGAAGCACTATATCCATGTGTACAAAGGCAGAGG ATGCAGCTCCTATGTAGGCAATCAGAAAATGGAGCAACAGTGGCTGTCCATTGGCAATAACTGTGATCATCTGGGAATTGTTGAGCACGAGTTCCTTCATGCTCTGGGCTTTTGGCATGAGCATTCCAGAGTTGACCGAGATGACTACATTGACATCATATGGGGTCATATTGAACCTG gTAAAAAACACAACTTCGTAGTCCGTGAGACCAGTGCTCTGGGCGTTCCCTACGACTATGATTCTGTGATGCACTACAGCAACACTTCCTTCAACATCTTGTGGTTTCCAACCATCGTCACCAAGCTCCCCCAGTTCACGGACGTGATTGGTCAGAGGATGGGCTTCAGTGCGAATGACGTCACCAAGCTCAACCTCCTGTACAAGTGCA CTAAGTCTTTGACCTTTGTGGACAGCTGTAGCTTTGAGGAGGAGAACATCTGCGGGATGATTCAGAATTCCAGCAATCCAACCCAGTGGGAGCGGCACAGCTCTGTGACCGGAGGGCCTGAGAGCGACTTCACCAATATGGGACAGTGCAAAG GGAAAGGCTTCTTCATGCACTTCAGCACAGCCTCTGCTCAGACCGGTGAACATGCTCTTCTGGAGAGTCGTTGGTTTTACCTCAAACCTGGAGCTCAGTGTCTGCAGTTCTTCCTCTATAACACTGGCTCAGCCGATGATGTTCTCAATATCTGGGTTCGGGAGTACGACAGTATCAGCTCCAGTGGTGAACTGAAGTTCTTCAAGAGCATTTCAG GAGGTGTCATGAACTCCTGGCAGCTGCATACTGTCAACctgaatgtgaagaaaaaagccCAGAAGGCCAGAGTGGTTTTTGAGGCGGTGAGAGGAAATGGTGCATCGAAGGGAGGTCTATCTCTGGATGACATCAACCTGTCAACCACACAGTGTCCTCAGCACATCTGGCAAATCCGCAACATCACCAACCTCATGGCCACAACACCAGTAGGAACCATACTGTACAGCCCTCGGTTTCTGTCTCCAACAGGTTACTCCTTCCAG GTCGGTGTGTACCTAAATGGAAGAAACCGTCCAGGCTCCTTGGCCACCTACTTCTACCTCACCTCAGGCCCCAATGACCACCGCCTCAAATGGCCATGTCGCTGGCATCAAGCAACCATGGCCCTGATGGATCAACAGTCTGATATCAGGCAGCACATGAACATGCACCTCATGGTCACCACTGACCCCAACAAGATGTTCTCTAATG GCATTAAGTACTGGGATGATCCAAAGAAAGTGGGCTTTAAAGTGACAGAGTCTGATGGCAGTTACTACTATCGAGGTCCAGGCTATGGAACAAAGACCTTCATCACCCACGGGAGACTGAAGAGCAGGAACTTCATCAAAGGAGACAATGCCTTCTTCCTCCTCAGTCTAGAAGGTGTGGAGTCTTTCAGACACTAA